One region of Microbacterium rhizosphaerae genomic DNA includes:
- a CDS encoding AAA family ATPase — MAFDSSDPVALEGTWPLVGRTAVVERILAVLLAGSRAVALHGASGVGRSRIAAEVVEALEDDGWMSVTIEGNPALPPVPLATIAPALAPEMSAPLVRAEDGDALFAAARGALRRIGDGRRLLVVLDDAAAADPVSVALIARLAEEDGLQVLVTLDRGDPEPDGMQSVLTAESAVRIEVRELDADETEQLLVLVLGATVAAGAVAELHRVSGGNPLFLRELVIAASASGALIRGSRSWRLGDEGVGSPGLKELIRGRLGGLTHEELDVVQRLSLCQPLALDEFARPGAPEAIADLEQRGLVRVQEARGRIRMFLAHPQHGAAIRETIPRARHVSLLAQQADVVARRNPSPADDLRVAVWRLDARRPSDPDLLLRSACLAEETSDHRFAERLVSAAISSGADTSAAHLLHARLLQRLLRLAEASSAVDRADERALGAADADAVAVQRAEIRRASADAHDE; from the coding sequence GTGGCCTTCGACTCATCCGATCCGGTGGCCCTCGAGGGCACGTGGCCGCTCGTGGGCCGCACCGCCGTCGTCGAGCGCATTCTCGCGGTCCTCCTCGCCGGCTCCCGCGCGGTCGCGCTGCACGGCGCTTCTGGTGTGGGCAGGAGCCGGATCGCCGCGGAGGTCGTCGAGGCCCTCGAGGACGACGGATGGATGTCGGTCACGATCGAGGGCAATCCGGCGCTGCCTCCTGTGCCCCTCGCCACCATCGCGCCCGCACTCGCGCCCGAGATGAGCGCACCGCTCGTGCGCGCCGAGGACGGGGACGCTCTCTTCGCCGCCGCGCGCGGCGCCCTGAGGCGGATCGGGGACGGACGGCGGCTGCTGGTCGTCCTCGATGACGCCGCGGCCGCCGATCCGGTCTCGGTGGCCCTCATCGCCCGGCTGGCCGAGGAGGACGGGCTGCAGGTACTCGTGACGCTCGACCGCGGGGATCCCGAGCCGGACGGGATGCAGAGCGTCCTCACGGCGGAGAGCGCGGTGCGCATCGAGGTGCGCGAGCTCGACGCCGACGAGACGGAGCAGCTGCTCGTGCTGGTGCTCGGTGCGACGGTCGCCGCCGGCGCTGTCGCGGAGCTGCATCGGGTCTCCGGCGGCAACCCCCTCTTCCTCCGGGAGCTGGTCATCGCGGCGAGCGCGTCGGGCGCCCTCATCCGCGGATCACGGTCCTGGCGGCTCGGGGACGAGGGGGTCGGCTCGCCCGGTCTCAAGGAGCTCATCCGGGGACGATTGGGCGGACTGACGCACGAGGAGCTGGACGTCGTCCAGCGCCTGTCGTTGTGCCAGCCGCTCGCGCTCGACGAGTTCGCACGCCCTGGTGCTCCCGAAGCGATCGCCGACCTCGAGCAGCGGGGGCTGGTGCGCGTGCAGGAGGCGCGCGGTCGCATCCGCATGTTCCTCGCGCACCCCCAGCACGGCGCCGCGATCCGCGAGACCATCCCGCGGGCGCGGCACGTGTCGCTGCTCGCCCAGCAGGCCGACGTCGTCGCCCGTCGCAATCCGTCCCCCGCCGACGACCTGCGGGTGGCTGTGTGGCGCCTCGATGCCCGGCGACCGTCCGATCCGGACCTGCTGCTGCGCTCCGCCTGCCTCGCGGAGGAGACGAGCGACCACCGCTTCGCCGAACGGCTCGTGTCGGCGGCGATCTCGTCGGGAGCAGACACGAGCGCCGCCCACCTGCTGCACGCGCGGCTGCTGCAGCGGCTTCTGCGGCTCGCGGAGGCCTCGTCGGCCGTCGACCGCGCGGACGAGCGGGCCCTCGGCGCCGCCGACGCCGACGCGGTCGCCGTGCAGCGCGCCGAGATCCGCCGAGCCAGCGCGGACGCGCACGACGAGTGA
- a CDS encoding sensor histidine kinase gives MNPRPTPLGAALTVGGAVLVLWGMLVRPDIHPAWAVALGIVSVAAWVLRVGAAMRGWRRTTLVLTLLGVATGALAAAGTEGASVVPAAVCVSLLLSDDELPITLGAAAALVALGLVAAGAVVAPVPVLSLAALLGAIVLGFLGGYSRRQLRRSQQREALLAQQELAAREEASRVAIARDLHDVLAHTLGGLAIQLDAVDALLEAGDAASARTRVVAARDLAGAGLAEARRAVAALRMPSARADEPDVPPAELQASLDDLVAAHRSLGGEATVAVSGEPSTLTAVEGEAIQRALQEALSNARRHAPGAPVSVRLDWGAGRVTLTVSNPLTQDPAGPGRAGYGLIGMEERFTALPRGGSVASGARDGVFTVAAELIR, from the coding sequence GTGAACCCCCGCCCGACCCCGCTCGGCGCGGCGCTGACGGTCGGCGGCGCGGTCCTGGTGCTGTGGGGGATGCTCGTCAGGCCCGACATCCACCCCGCGTGGGCCGTCGCCCTCGGGATCGTGTCCGTGGCCGCGTGGGTGCTCCGCGTCGGCGCCGCGATGCGGGGCTGGCGGCGCACGACCCTCGTCCTCACCCTGCTCGGCGTGGCGACCGGCGCGCTCGCGGCTGCGGGTACCGAGGGCGCCTCGGTCGTCCCCGCGGCCGTGTGCGTCTCGCTCCTGCTCTCGGACGACGAGCTGCCGATCACCCTGGGGGCCGCTGCCGCTCTCGTGGCGCTGGGTCTCGTCGCGGCCGGGGCGGTCGTCGCTCCCGTTCCCGTGCTCTCCCTCGCGGCTCTGCTCGGCGCGATCGTGCTGGGCTTCCTCGGCGGCTACAGCCGTCGGCAGCTGCGCCGCTCCCAGCAGCGCGAGGCCCTGCTCGCACAGCAGGAGCTCGCCGCCCGCGAGGAGGCCTCGCGCGTCGCCATCGCCCGCGACCTGCACGACGTGCTCGCGCACACCCTCGGCGGACTCGCCATCCAGCTCGATGCCGTCGACGCGCTGCTCGAGGCCGGGGATGCCGCATCCGCCCGCACCCGCGTCGTTGCAGCCCGCGACCTCGCGGGAGCAGGCCTCGCCGAGGCCCGCCGCGCGGTCGCGGCGCTGCGCATGCCGTCCGCGCGGGCGGACGAGCCCGATGTCCCGCCCGCCGAGCTGCAGGCGTCGCTGGACGATCTCGTCGCCGCGCACCGGTCGCTCGGCGGAGAGGCGACGGTGGCCGTGTCCGGCGAGCCGTCGACCCTCACGGCTGTCGAGGGGGAGGCCATCCAGCGAGCCCTGCAGGAGGCGCTGAGCAACGCCCGCCGCCACGCGCCGGGCGCGCCGGTGTCGGTACGTCTCGACTGGGGTGCCGGGCGGGTGACGCTCACCGTGTCCAATCCGCTGACGCAGGACCCGGCCGGCCCCGGGCGGGCGGGCTACGGCCTCATCGGCATGGAGGAGCGGTTCACGGCCCTTCCCCGCGGCGGGTCCGTCGCGAGCGGCGCGCGCGACGGCGTCTTCACCGTGGCCGCGGAGCTGATCCGATGA
- a CDS encoding response regulator transcription factor: MMDADDPGRAIRVLVADDQAIIRDGLVTVLGLLPDVEIVGAAADGREAVALAVQQHPDVVVMDLRMPVMGGVEATRRLRADVPDAAVLVLTTYADDDSILAALRAGAAGYLTKDAGRAELAAAVRAVARGQAILGAEAQAVVIGSLSAPAPARTTTDAVSRRFPQLTAREAEVLALAADGLGNREIAAELFIGVSTVKTHVNGIFAKLDVRTREDAVALARGEVGGPVAGP, translated from the coding sequence ATGATGGATGCCGACGACCCCGGCCGGGCGATCCGCGTCCTCGTCGCGGACGACCAGGCGATCATCCGCGACGGGCTCGTGACCGTCCTGGGGCTCCTTCCCGACGTCGAGATCGTCGGAGCCGCCGCCGACGGCCGCGAGGCCGTCGCGCTCGCCGTCCAGCAGCATCCCGATGTCGTGGTCATGGATCTGCGGATGCCGGTCATGGGCGGCGTCGAGGCGACGCGCCGCCTGCGCGCGGACGTGCCGGACGCGGCGGTTCTCGTCCTGACGACCTACGCCGACGACGATTCCATCCTCGCGGCGCTGCGCGCCGGCGCCGCCGGCTACCTGACGAAGGACGCCGGCCGCGCCGAGCTCGCGGCCGCCGTCCGGGCGGTGGCGCGGGGCCAGGCGATCCTCGGCGCCGAGGCGCAGGCGGTCGTGATCGGCAGCCTGTCCGCGCCCGCTCCGGCCCGAACGACGACGGATGCGGTCTCCCGCCGCTTCCCTCAGCTGACAGCGCGAGAGGCCGAGGTGCTGGCGCTGGCGGCCGACGGCCTCGGCAACCGCGAGATCGCGGCGGAGCTGTTCATCGGGGTGTCCACGGTGAAGACCCACGTCAACGGCATCTTCGCGAAGCTCGATGTGCGCACGCGCGAGGATGCCGTCGCCCTCGCCCGCGGCGAGGTCGGCGGGCCGGTCGCGGGGCCGTGA